In a genomic window of Maricaulis maris MCS10:
- a CDS encoding Ig-like domain-containing protein, protein MRLAALLAAGLAGGALAASDASAQFFVTASSATYETGDEPRIDPGENAFISHTIWGNGSETLTGFTFTVDYGAVLAGARLDLGSISTFNCGTPEVSSNGLGLVSVSSVDPVGQCLIRYSVSIPASTPASSASNTYVASPSNITGTGSTSGAIDRDWDDFNIEVGLDTAAPSPVITGPGGPVDAPFNIDISFLEFGLYSETIDGFAVSDLVVANATVAFADLGGDAAQTGDGVSSVTIEVTPTGAGTPITVQLPAATVVDQSGNDNTASSVYSVVYDVDGDPRDDVDFTAVFVANPVDPLDQATLRFTITNNSADDLTAGQFDLDIDASSSTDFVGVAPAALPCGASSTATLFSANTFVRFSSMELLSGGSCSFDLPIEIDDALAAGNYGFSTTALNYNLGVDSYTDTQAADVLTVDFAEGAGGTIQFTKTFADDEVAPGDTIDVEFFIAATGAFTTTGIAFTDDLDAMLSSATATGTPLSDVCGAGSSLTGTSVLSLTGGNLASEGSCTFTVTLSVPAGAADGTYTNTTGNLTATRSDDGAVTIDPASDSFDVNVPGGTPPSVTISGDTDDLGVAFSRDIAVRFSEPITDLVAGDFALTNATSDGLSGSGSDWTLTVSPVGTGAVAVFLPAAVVQDAEGDDNALSNTFTFDAVAGDPEIDIEGNSVSIVDGDVSPSLADHTQFVPTDVTAGTSSRTFTIENLGTDTLTITNVALSGANMADFSITSAPAASVTPGATTTFTIGFDPSVAASRAATVTVTSDDADEASYDFAIAGVGTVLPEIRVAGAGNTINIAYADASPSVADGTDFGSLAADSGAASATFTINNDGGAALTLGSEAVSISGSNDFSVTAQPATTVAAGDSTTFTILFDPAIAGASNATVSIANDDGDEAPFLFGIMGVGTDNIAPSGHTVAFDAALYGASNYAAASFTIDDPETLTNYSYTISSDGGGANVTGTGNIPIPAAGDPSEFQVSGVDVSGLNEGTLTVSVVLTDASGNAATAVTNTVALDLTGPTPSISTGSADPVSGAFSLTVDFGEAVTGFLVGDISVGNGALSAFSDNGGGDFSATVTPSADGSVTVDVGSGVAQDAAGNDNVAATQFVIENDETPPTVALSTGSADPVSGAFAITATFSEGVNGFGLGDFSVGNGAASNFAATSATVYTATITPAADGTVTVDISGAVAQDDAGNNNAAATQFSIENDETVPTVALTSGAADPIAGTFTITATFSEDVTSFAAGDFAVGNGAVSNFSATSATVYTATITPAADGTVTVDVAGGAAQDSAGNDSTAATQFSIENDETVPTVVLTTGSVDPVSGAFTITATFSEGVNGFGLGDFSVGNGGASNFAAMSVTVYTATITPASDGSVTVDVGANAAQDGAGNGNAAATQFSIENDETLPTVALSTGSADPVSGTFTITATFSESVTGFAVGDFSVGNGSASDFAATSATVYTATITPAADGTVTVDVAGAVAQDAAGNDNSAATQFSIENDETLSTVTLTTGSSDPVSGAFTITATFSEAVTGFAVDDFAVGNGSVSNFLATSTTVYTATITPATDGTVTVDVAAGAAHDGAGNGNAAASQFSIENDETGPAVVLTTGSADPVSGAFTITATFSESVTGFGLGDLSVGNGAASNFSATSATAYTATITPAGDGSVTIDVAAGAAQDSAGNASLAATQFTIENDETAPTVALSTGSADPVSGAFTITATFSENVTGLVLADFGVGNGTASDFSATSATVYTATITPAADGTVTVDVAGAVAQDAAGNNNTAAPQFSIDNDETVPTVALTTGSSDPVSGAFAITATFSEAVTGFAVDDLSVGNGSASNFSATSTTVYTATITPTIDGTVTVDVAGGAAQDSAGNDSTAATQFSIENDETGPAVVLTTGSADPVSGAFIITATFSEAVTGLALGDFSVGNGAASSFSAISANVYTATITPVADGTVTVNVAGNAAQDGAGNGNVAAAQFSIENDETAPMVSLAGPAIDQVGTFTVSVDFSEDVTGLVLADFTVGNGSAANLAGSGNSYTVDVTPATSGSVTVNLAANSVQDAAGNANVAATQFAVDADLSLPGLDSLAVSDADLRVEDVGRSFTLTATFSEAMDPGQAPVFTFSTDLSATLSLDSGAFSAGDTVYTATYSVTDGGQVAADVDVTVSAAADAAGNALPDSPVADLLSVEMRRGSLFVAVAITGATDGSFDFSGDLGDFSVATVSQAGVTSFNDLVEGSYTFTAAAVDGFNLDAIGCTGGTSVLDSATGSATVTLGPTDSVTCEFTQIAEPDVDETVIPDVTIELPTLTDDPTSATSSFDLQNVGGEAFYFTASTDQPWLVIDPTSGSIPATGSLEFTVSFTAAVLDLAPGSYTATITVVEVSPPSQRGGGRKANALETLEIPVNIAIEPRLGDLTIITRTTAPEEGEGSFSYTSTLTALDGQTVLTAGGSASTTVNDVLRGSYVLTQLASEGWDLASLSCTGDLDGGNIYDLASGQVTIDLDAEENMVCTFANRRNEDYIRGVTLSAIRNFMATRADLILTNSPRLAGRMRSDRSSATPNSFAADFRDGRLNAQMSTSLGALRQAAEASQPQQPGAERFSLNGRTGLSSLDVWMQASVASVSDNRAGLGSDADFSIVHVGTDIMVSANVLAGVLLQYDQTDMTTGDWNSAVEGNGWMAGPYMVARISDRTYLDLRAAWGRSDNSVNPIGTYTDSFETDRWLIEANLAGDILHGGWRVTPGVGLAYFHESQDSYTDTLGIFIPGQTITIGRLSAGPEVAYRFENAAGGYVEPYLNVTALYDYDDADVFNAAGTLQTLGHLRGDARLGLTVEMANGGRISGEVSMIGLGEGDFEANNAMIRIRLPLSMH, encoded by the coding sequence GTGCGCTTGGCGGCTCTTCTTGCGGCCGGCCTGGCGGGTGGCGCCCTGGCGGCCTCCGATGCGTCAGCGCAGTTTTTCGTGACTGCCTCGAGCGCTACTTACGAGACCGGCGATGAGCCGCGGATCGACCCGGGTGAAAATGCATTCATCAGCCACACTATTTGGGGGAACGGATCAGAGACCCTTACAGGCTTCACATTTACCGTGGATTACGGCGCGGTATTGGCGGGTGCGCGTCTCGATCTCGGGTCGATTTCCACCTTTAACTGCGGGACTCCAGAGGTCTCGTCCAACGGTTTGGGGCTGGTTTCTGTGTCCAGCGTCGACCCGGTTGGCCAATGCCTCATCCGCTATTCGGTTTCGATCCCCGCGTCGACGCCTGCGTCGAGCGCTTCGAACACCTATGTGGCGTCTCCAAGTAATATAACGGGCACCGGCTCCACTTCTGGCGCGATTGATCGCGACTGGGACGATTTCAATATCGAGGTCGGCCTCGATACTGCCGCGCCATCGCCAGTTATTACAGGGCCGGGCGGACCGGTGGATGCACCGTTCAACATTGATATCAGCTTCCTCGAGTTTGGATTGTATTCGGAGACGATTGACGGCTTCGCGGTGAGCGATCTTGTCGTCGCGAATGCAACTGTTGCCTTCGCCGACCTGGGAGGGGACGCCGCTCAAACGGGAGACGGTGTTTCCTCGGTCACAATCGAGGTGACGCCGACTGGTGCCGGTACGCCGATTACCGTTCAACTGCCTGCTGCGACCGTGGTCGACCAGTCCGGCAACGACAATACCGCTTCAAGTGTCTACAGCGTGGTCTACGATGTTGATGGTGATCCACGGGATGATGTCGACTTCACGGCAGTCTTCGTGGCGAATCCGGTCGACCCGCTTGATCAGGCGACGTTGCGTTTTACCATCACCAATAATTCTGCCGACGACCTGACGGCCGGCCAATTTGACCTCGACATTGATGCCTCGTCGAGCACCGACTTTGTCGGCGTCGCGCCCGCTGCCCTGCCTTGCGGTGCGAGTTCGACTGCGACTTTGTTTAGTGCCAACACGTTTGTTCGGTTCAGCTCGATGGAGCTTCTGTCTGGCGGCAGCTGTTCATTTGACCTGCCGATTGAGATTGATGACGCGCTTGCAGCCGGCAATTACGGTTTCAGTACGACCGCGCTGAACTACAATCTCGGCGTCGATAGCTACACGGACACGCAGGCTGCAGACGTCCTGACCGTTGATTTCGCCGAGGGAGCCGGTGGCACGATCCAGTTCACCAAAACCTTCGCGGACGACGAAGTGGCGCCGGGCGACACAATCGACGTTGAGTTTTTCATTGCAGCGACGGGTGCTTTCACAACAACGGGCATCGCGTTCACGGATGACCTCGACGCCATGTTGAGCAGTGCGACTGCCACGGGGACGCCGCTGTCGGATGTTTGCGGTGCCGGTTCGAGTCTGACCGGAACAAGTGTCCTGTCGCTGACGGGTGGAAACTTGGCATCCGAGGGCTCTTGTACCTTCACCGTCACGCTCAGCGTCCCTGCGGGCGCGGCTGATGGAACCTACACAAATACAACCGGCAATCTGACTGCGACCCGTTCCGACGATGGTGCTGTGACGATTGATCCCGCGTCTGACAGCTTTGACGTCAATGTCCCGGGCGGCACTCCGCCCAGCGTCACGATTTCAGGCGATACAGATGATCTCGGCGTAGCGTTCTCCCGTGATATCGCTGTCCGCTTCAGTGAGCCGATCACCGATCTTGTCGCCGGTGATTTCGCCCTCACCAATGCGACGTCGGACGGACTTTCCGGGTCTGGCTCTGACTGGACGCTCACCGTTTCGCCCGTAGGTACCGGCGCGGTCGCGGTTTTCCTTCCGGCGGCTGTCGTTCAGGATGCTGAGGGCGATGATAACGCCTTGTCGAACACGTTCACATTCGACGCGGTGGCCGGCGACCCGGAGATTGATATTGAAGGTAATTCGGTTTCGATTGTCGATGGGGACGTCTCGCCGAGCCTGGCGGACCATACCCAATTCGTGCCCACCGATGTGACAGCTGGTACCTCCTCGCGGACCTTCACAATTGAAAATCTGGGCACAGACACGCTGACGATCACAAACGTCGCGCTTTCGGGTGCGAATATGGCGGATTTTTCCATTACTTCAGCCCCGGCTGCCAGCGTTACGCCGGGTGCGACCACGACTTTTACAATTGGGTTTGATCCGTCTGTCGCTGCATCGCGCGCCGCGACTGTCACTGTCACCAGTGATGACGCAGATGAGGCGAGCTATGATTTTGCCATTGCTGGCGTGGGAACCGTTTTGCCGGAAATTCGCGTGGCGGGTGCTGGTAACACAATCAATATCGCCTACGCAGACGCATCGCCATCCGTTGCGGATGGAACGGATTTCGGCAGCTTGGCGGCGGACAGCGGAGCCGCGTCTGCCACCTTCACCATCAATAATGATGGCGGCGCCGCCCTCACGCTTGGCAGCGAGGCCGTCTCGATTTCAGGGTCAAATGATTTTTCGGTCACCGCTCAACCTGCCACGACCGTGGCGGCGGGCGATTCGACGACGTTCACAATTTTGTTTGATCCCGCTATAGCGGGTGCGTCAAATGCGACGGTTTCCATCGCCAATGATGATGGAGACGAGGCCCCGTTCCTGTTTGGCATCATGGGTGTCGGCACCGACAATATCGCGCCCTCCGGTCATACTGTCGCGTTCGACGCGGCGCTTTACGGGGCATCAAACTATGCGGCCGCGTCATTTACGATCGATGACCCGGAAACCCTGACCAATTACAGCTATACAATCTCGTCGGATGGCGGTGGCGCTAACGTCACCGGAACCGGCAATATCCCTATTCCCGCTGCGGGGGACCCGTCTGAATTCCAGGTCTCCGGGGTCGATGTTTCCGGTCTCAATGAAGGTACGCTGACCGTCAGTGTCGTCCTCACGGACGCCTCCGGCAATGCCGCGACAGCTGTCACCAATACAGTTGCGCTTGATCTGACCGGGCCAACACCGTCGATCTCAACCGGTTCCGCGGACCCGGTGTCCGGCGCCTTCTCGCTCACTGTCGACTTCGGTGAGGCGGTTACTGGCTTTCTGGTGGGCGATATCAGCGTCGGTAATGGGGCTCTTTCGGCCTTTTCCGATAATGGCGGCGGTGACTTCTCCGCTACTGTGACCCCTTCGGCTGACGGTTCCGTCACGGTGGATGTCGGGTCCGGCGTAGCTCAGGATGCCGCCGGCAATGACAATGTGGCTGCGACCCAATTTGTCATCGAAAATGACGAGACACCCCCAACAGTGGCCCTCTCGACCGGATCGGCTGATCCGGTCTCCGGTGCGTTTGCAATCACGGCGACGTTCTCCGAAGGCGTCAACGGTTTCGGACTGGGTGACTTCTCGGTTGGCAATGGAGCGGCGTCGAATTTCGCGGCCACGAGTGCCACAGTCTACACCGCCACGATTACGCCGGCCGCCGACGGCACGGTCACGGTCGATATATCTGGCGCTGTCGCTCAGGATGATGCGGGCAATAACAATGCTGCTGCAACGCAATTCTCGATCGAGAATGATGAAACCGTTCCGACAGTGGCGCTGACAAGTGGCGCCGCCGACCCCATTGCGGGTACATTCACAATCACGGCGACTTTCTCAGAAGATGTCACCAGCTTCGCGGCCGGGGATTTTGCGGTTGGCAATGGTGCGGTGTCGAACTTCTCGGCGACCAGTGCCACCGTCTACACGGCGACAATAACGCCGGCGGCAGATGGTACGGTGACAGTTGATGTCGCGGGCGGTGCCGCCCAGGATAGCGCTGGCAACGACAGTACGGCAGCAACGCAATTCTCGATCGAGAATGACGAGACCGTTCCGACCGTGGTGCTGACAACCGGCTCTGTGGACCCAGTGTCCGGTGCGTTCACGATCACCGCGACCTTCTCCGAAGGCGTCAACGGTTTCGGACTGGGTGACTTCTCGGTTGGCAATGGTGGGGCGTCGAATTTCGCGGCCATGAGTGTCACAGTCTACACTGCGACGATCACACCGGCCTCGGATGGTTCGGTGACGGTCGATGTGGGGGCGAATGCTGCCCAGGACGGCGCGGGCAATGGCAATGCTGCGGCGACACAGTTCTCAATAGAAAACGACGAGACGCTCCCGACTGTGGCCTTGTCCACCGGATCGGCTGATCCGGTCTCCGGTACGTTCACGATCACCGCGACCTTCTCGGAAAGTGTCACCGGCTTTGCCGTCGGCGATTTCTCGGTCGGCAACGGGTCGGCCTCGGATTTCGCGGCGACCAGCGCGACGGTATATACCGCAACGATCACACCGGCCGCTGACGGCACGGTAACGGTTGATGTGGCCGGCGCTGTCGCGCAGGACGCGGCGGGCAATGACAATTCCGCGGCAACGCAATTCTCGATCGAGAATGACGAGACGTTGTCGACTGTTACGCTGACCACCGGCTCTTCGGATCCGGTCTCCGGCGCCTTTACGATTACGGCGACTTTCTCAGAAGCCGTCACAGGCTTTGCTGTGGACGATTTCGCAGTCGGCAACGGGTCGGTGTCGAATTTCTTGGCGACCAGCACGACGGTATATACCGCCACGATCACACCGGCCACTGACGGCACGGTAACGGTCGATGTGGCGGCGGGTGCCGCTCACGATGGCGCGGGGAATGGCAATGCGGCAGCAAGCCAGTTCTCGATCGAAAACGATGAGACCGGGCCGGCAGTGGTGCTGACGACTGGCTCTGCAGATCCGGTGTCCGGTGCGTTCACGATCACAGCGACCTTCTCTGAAAGTGTGACCGGCTTCGGGCTGGGTGATCTTTCGGTTGGCAATGGTGCGGCGTCGAACTTCTCGGCGACCAGCGCCACCGCATATACGGCGACCATCACGCCGGCTGGCGACGGTTCGGTCACGATCGATGTGGCAGCAGGCGCGGCCCAGGATAGCGCCGGCAATGCCAGCCTGGCGGCGACCCAGTTCACGATCGAAAACGATGAGACAGCCCCGACCGTGGCCCTCTCAACCGGATCGGCTGATCCGGTCTCGGGAGCCTTCACGATCACGGCGACCTTCTCCGAAAACGTCACTGGCCTTGTGCTAGCTGACTTCGGGGTCGGAAACGGCACGGCGTCGGATTTCTCAGCGACCAGTGCGACCGTTTACACAGCGACCATCACGCCAGCGGCAGATGGTACGGTAACGGTCGATGTCGCCGGCGCTGTCGCGCAGGACGCGGCGGGCAATAACAATACCGCTGCACCGCAATTCTCGATCGATAATGACGAGACGGTTCCGACCGTGGCCCTGACAACAGGCTCGTCAGACCCAGTCTCTGGCGCCTTTGCAATCACAGCGACTTTCTCGGAAGCCGTCACAGGCTTTGCTGTCGATGATTTGTCTGTGGGCAATGGATCAGCCTCGAACTTCTCGGCAACCAGCACGACAGTTTACACGGCGACGATCACACCGACCATCGATGGCACGGTGACAGTTGATGTCGCGGGCGGTGCCGCTCAGGATAGCGCTGGCAACGACAGTACAGCAGCAACCCAGTTCTCGATCGAGAATGACGAAACCGGGCCGGCAGTGGTGCTGACAACTGGCTCTGCAGATCCGGTATCCGGTGCCTTCATAATCACCGCGACCTTCTCCGAAGCGGTCACTGGCTTAGCATTGGGCGACTTCTCGGTCGGAAATGGTGCTGCGTCGAGCTTCTCCGCAATCAGTGCGAACGTTTACACTGCCACGATTACGCCAGTGGCTGACGGGACGGTTACCGTCAATGTAGCCGGCAACGCCGCCCAGGATGGCGCTGGCAATGGCAATGTCGCGGCGGCGCAATTCTCGATCGAGAATGACGAAACAGCCCCGATGGTCTCCCTTGCCGGTCCGGCAATCGATCAAGTCGGGACATTCACGGTTTCTGTGGACTTCTCCGAGGACGTGACCGGCTTGGTGTTGGCCGATTTCACCGTCGGCAATGGCAGCGCCGCCAATCTGGCCGGCTCAGGCAACAGCTACACAGTCGATGTCACGCCGGCAACAAGTGGATCGGTGACGGTCAATCTGGCCGCCAATTCGGTTCAGGACGCGGCCGGAAACGCCAATGTGGCCGCTACGCAGTTCGCAGTGGATGCCGATCTGAGCTTGCCCGGGCTGGACAGCCTTGCCGTGTCGGATGCCGATCTTCGAGTCGAGGATGTGGGCCGAAGTTTCACCCTTACGGCCACGTTTAGCGAAGCCATGGATCCGGGCCAGGCGCCGGTTTTCACTTTCTCGACGGACCTTTCGGCAACATTGTCGCTTGATAGTGGCGCTTTCTCGGCGGGTGACACCGTCTACACCGCAACCTATAGCGTAACCGATGGCGGCCAGGTGGCTGCGGATGTGGATGTCACGGTTTCTGCAGCCGCGGATGCCGCGGGTAATGCCTTGCCGGACAGTCCGGTGGCCGACCTGCTCAGCGTTGAAATGCGCCGCGGCTCTTTGTTCGTTGCCGTTGCCATCACCGGGGCTACAGATGGAAGTTTCGACTTCAGTGGTGATCTTGGCGACTTCTCCGTCGCTACAGTTAGCCAGGCTGGCGTGACCAGCTTTAATGACCTGGTCGAGGGTAGCTATACCTTCACGGCGGCCGCAGTCGATGGGTTTAATCTTGATGCGATCGGCTGCACCGGCGGGACATCCGTCCTGGACTCTGCAACGGGCAGCGCGACAGTGACACTGGGGCCGACGGACTCTGTGACTTGTGAGTTCACCCAGATCGCAGAGCCGGATGTCGATGAGACCGTGATTCCTGACGTCACAATCGAGCTGCCGACGCTGACCGATGATCCGACCAGCGCCACCAGCAGTTTCGATCTGCAAAACGTCGGCGGTGAAGCCTTCTACTTCACCGCATCGACTGACCAGCCCTGGCTGGTGATCGACCCGACCTCAGGTTCAATTCCTGCGACCGGGAGCCTCGAGTTCACGGTCAGCTTTACCGCGGCCGTCCTGGACCTGGCCCCGGGCTCCTACACTGCAACGATCACGGTGGTCGAAGTCAGTCCGCCGTCTCAGCGCGGTGGGGGCAGAAAGGCCAATGCGCTGGAAACGCTCGAGATACCGGTGAACATTGCAATCGAACCGCGCTTGGGTGATCTGACGATCATAACGAGAACAACGGCCCCGGAAGAGGGGGAGGGAAGCTTCTCCTACACCTCGACACTCACGGCGCTGGACGGGCAAACCGTCCTGACGGCCGGTGGTAGTGCCAGCACTACCGTCAATGACGTTCTTCGCGGGAGCTATGTCCTGACCCAGTTGGCGTCGGAAGGCTGGGACCTCGCATCCCTGTCCTGCACCGGCGATCTGGACGGCGGCAATATCTATGATCTCGCGAGCGGTCAGGTCACGATCGACCTCGACGCCGAGGAGAACATGGTCTGTACCTTCGCCAATCGGCGGAATGAGGACTATATCCGCGGAGTGACCCTGTCTGCGATCCGTAACTTCATGGCTACGCGTGCCGATCTCATCCTGACCAATAGCCCGCGTTTAGCCGGGCGGATGCGTAGCGACCGGAGCTCGGCGACGCCGAACAGTTTTGCTGCTGATTTCCGCGACGGACGCCTGAATGCACAAATGTCGACGAGCCTGGGCGCGCTGCGTCAGGCAGCCGAGGCGAGCCAACCGCAACAGCCGGGCGCTGAGCGCTTCTCGCTGAATGGCCGGACCGGCTTGTCCAGCCTTGATGTCTGGATGCAGGCCAGTGTCGCAAGTGTCTCGGACAACCGGGCAGGCCTGGGTTCGGATGCGGATTTCTCAATCGTGCATGTCGGGACGGATATAATGGTCTCCGCGAATGTGCTCGCCGGTGTTTTGCTACAGTACGACCAGACCGACATGACGACGGGCGACTGGAATAGTGCGGTTGAAGGGAATGGCTGGATGGCCGGCCCGTATATGGTCGCGCGGATTTCGGACCGCACCTATCTCGATTTGCGTGCGGCCTGGGGGCGGTCGGACAATTCGGTCAATCCGATTGGAACCTATACCGACAGCTTCGAGACGGATCGCTGGTTGATCGAGGCCAATCTGGCCGGCGATATCCTGCACGGAGGATGGCGGGTCACGCCAGGTGTCGGCCTAGCTTACTTCCACGAAAGCCAGGACTCCTACACCGACACGCTTGGCATTTTCATTCCCGGTCAGACCATCACGATCGGGCGCCTTTCGGCCGGGCCTGAAGTGGCATATCGGTTCGAGAATGCCGCTGGCGGTTATGTCGAGCCCTACCTGAATGTGACGGCCCTCTACGATTATGATGATGCCGATGTGTTCAACGCTGCCGGTACACTGCAAACGCTCGGCCATTTGCGGGGTGACGCGCGTTTGGGTCTGACAGTGGAAATGGCAAATGGTGGCCGCATCTCGGGCGAGGTCTCGATGATCGGTCTGGGCGAAGGCGATTTTGAAGCCAATAACGCTATGATCCGGATCCGTTTGCCGCTTTCAATGCACTGA
- a CDS encoding IS6 family transposase: MRNPFRYFKTSPEIIRLAVMMYIRSPLSLRNVEDLLHERGIDITHETVRCWWNRFGPLFAKSIRKRRVQNGHYSNWTWHLDEVFVRINGELRYLWRAVDHEGEVLKTYVTKHRDRKAALKFLRKAMKRYGRPEVVVTDKLRSYKSALRELGVVGRQETGRWRNNRAENSHQPLRRREKTMGKFRRPKSLQKFATVQSSIHNHFSLERHLYSRPDFKENRSVALAEWRQLVA; the protein is encoded by the coding sequence ATGCGTAATCCGTTCCGGTACTTCAAGACTTCGCCCGAAATCATCCGCCTGGCGGTGATGATGTATATCCGTTCCCCGCTCTCGCTTCGGAACGTGGAAGATTTGCTCCACGAGCGCGGTATCGACATCACGCACGAGACGGTTCGCTGCTGGTGGAACCGCTTCGGACCGCTGTTTGCGAAATCGATCCGCAAGCGCCGCGTTCAGAATGGGCACTACTCAAATTGGACTTGGCATCTGGATGAGGTTTTCGTTCGGATCAACGGCGAGCTCCGCTACCTCTGGCGGGCCGTCGATCACGAAGGTGAGGTGCTGAAGACGTATGTCACCAAGCATCGTGATCGCAAGGCAGCGCTGAAATTTCTGCGCAAGGCGATGAAGCGATATGGCCGCCCGGAAGTGGTGGTCACCGACAAGTTGCGCAGCTACAAATCAGCGCTTCGGGAGCTGGGGGTTGTGGGCCGCCAGGAGACCGGGAGGTGGCGCAACAACCGGGCCGAAAACTCGCACCAGCCCCTACGGCGCCGAGAGAAAACCATGGGCAAGTTCAGGCGCCCGAAAAGCCTCCAGAAGTTCGCCACCGTCCAATCGTCCATCCACAATCACTTCAGCCTCGAGCGCCACCTCTACTCGCGACCCGACTTCAAGGAAAACCGCTCCGTCGCCTTGGCCGAATGGCGCCAACTCGTGGCCTGA
- a CDS encoding 50S ribosomal protein L21: MFAVIKTGGKQYRVAAGDEIRIEKLEGAAGDTLDLGDVLMLGSEAGVTVGSPTIDGAQVIGELLDTNRARKIIVFKKRRRQNYRRTKGHRQWGTVVRIAEIVAPGEKAKTALKSTTAEPKAADAPKAKAKAAPKAEKAAAPKAEKAPAKKAAAPKAAAADALTELTGVGPALATKLNEAGITTFAQVAAWTEADLDALSETITGLKAKAEKNDWINAAKALAK; the protein is encoded by the coding sequence ATGTTTGCAGTGATCAAGACCGGCGGTAAGCAATACCGCGTTGCCGCTGGCGACGAAATTCGCATCGAGAAGCTCGAGGGCGCCGCTGGCGATACGCTCGACCTCGGTGATGTGCTGATGCTCGGCTCGGAAGCCGGCGTCACGGTTGGCTCGCCGACCATTGATGGCGCCCAGGTGATCGGCGAGCTGCTGGACACCAATCGCGCCCGCAAGATCATCGTCTTCAAGAAGCGCCGCCGCCAGAACTACCGTCGCACCAAGGGCCACCGCCAGTGGGGCACGGTCGTGCGGATCGCCGAAATCGTCGCACCGGGCGAGAAGGCCAAGACCGCGCTGAAGTCGACCACGGCTGAACCGAAAGCCGCTGACGCGCCGAAGGCGAAAGCCAAGGCTGCCCCGAAGGCCGAAAAAGCTGCTGCACCGAAAGCTGAAAAGGCTCCGGCCAAGAAAGCCGCAGCGCCGAAGGCCGCAGCCGCCGACGCACTGACAGAGCTGACGGGTGTGGGCCCGGCCCTCGCCACCAAGCTGAATGAAGCTGGCATCACCACGTTTGCGCAGGTCGCAGCCTGGACCGAAGCCGACCTGGACGCCCTGAGCGAGACCATCACGGGTCTCAAGGCCAAGGCAGAGAAAAACGACTGGATCAACGCCGCCAAGGCGCTGGCCAAGTAA
- the rpmA gene encoding 50S ribosomal protein L27 produces the protein MAHKKAGGSSRNGRDSAGRRLGVKKYGGQEVIPGNIIVRQRGTKVNPGANVGMGKDHTLFALTEGRVVFAKKSGGKAFVSVEPIAKAAE, from the coding sequence ATGGCTCACAAAAAAGCAGGCGGTTCATCCCGTAACGGTCGCGACTCCGCAGGTCGCCGCCTTGGTGTGAAGAAGTATGGCGGCCAGGAAGTCATTCCCGGCAACATCATCGTGCGTCAGCGCGGCACCAAGGTGAATCCGGGTGCCAATGTCGGCATGGGCAAGGACCACACCCTTTTCGCGCTTACCGAAGGCCGCGTGGTCTTTGCGAAAAAGTCCGGCGGCAAGGCCTTCGTCTCGGTAGAGCCGATTGCCAAAGCAGCAGAATAA